The following proteins are encoded in a genomic region of Haloarcula marina:
- a CDS encoding cold-shock protein, giving the protein MANGKVDFFNDTGGYGFISTEDADEDVFFHMEDVGGPDLEEGEEIEFDIEQADKGPRATNVVRN; this is encoded by the coding sequence ATGGCAAACGGTAAGGTTGATTTCTTCAACGACACTGGCGGTTACGGTTTCATCTCGACTGAGGACGCGGACGAGGACGTTTTCTTCCACATGGAAGACGTCGGCGGCCCGGACCTTGAGGAAGGCGAGGAGATCGAATTCGACATCGAACAGGCCGACAAGGGCCCCCGCGCGACGAACGTCGTCCGCAACTAA
- a CDS encoding ATP-dependent DNA helicase codes for MYPARIHDEFPAPGYRGNQQQALSDIRAAFEGGNDVVLVRAPTGSGKSLLARSIAGCARTAGEAAPEQVVDAYYTTPQVSQLDDVAEDALLEDLCVIRGKNNYDCILPGETDTPVNQAPCVREREFDCQVKHRCPYFSDRAIASNRRIAAMTLAYFMQTAGSDVFGKRDVVVIDEAHGLGEWAEMYATIDLSPQTIPMWRDLDIPDLDGLDEAVAFAERIEHLAERRVKELRGNAELSPDEVAERDSLNKLRSDLSWFQEDYRDPESATTWVVDQADDGGPVTVKPMNPERYLQHTVWDRGNRFALLSATILNKDAFCANVGLDPDDVALVEVGHTFPVENRPLYDVTQGKMTYEHRDDTLPKVARETVRIMAQHPDEKGLIHCHSYAIQEQLDELLTEFGVGPRVRTHDKEDRDGALAAWKRSDNPDVFLSVKMEEALDLEGDLCRWQVLCKAPYPNTRDSRVARRLEDGQWGWYYRTALRTVIQACGRVIRAPDDYGSTYLADASLLDLFERARHDMPDWFAAQVDRTSVPDLPDFSPDRALSGVSANARRRHDRSRSRSGGGRDRNHPLSDVWD; via the coding sequence GTGTACCCGGCGCGGATTCACGACGAGTTCCCGGCCCCCGGCTACCGCGGGAACCAGCAGCAGGCCCTCTCTGACATCCGCGCGGCCTTCGAGGGCGGCAACGACGTAGTCCTCGTTCGTGCGCCGACCGGGAGCGGCAAGTCCTTGCTGGCACGGTCCATCGCCGGATGCGCCCGCACCGCCGGTGAGGCGGCCCCGGAACAGGTCGTCGACGCCTACTATACCACGCCGCAAGTCTCCCAACTCGACGACGTGGCCGAAGACGCCCTCTTGGAGGATTTGTGCGTCATCCGGGGGAAGAACAACTACGACTGCATCCTCCCGGGCGAGACGGACACGCCGGTCAATCAGGCCCCGTGCGTGCGCGAACGCGAGTTCGACTGTCAGGTGAAGCACCGCTGTCCGTACTTCTCGGACCGCGCCATCGCCTCGAACCGCCGCATCGCCGCGATGACGCTCGCCTATTTCATGCAGACGGCAGGGAGCGACGTGTTCGGCAAGCGCGACGTGGTCGTCATCGACGAGGCCCACGGCCTCGGCGAGTGGGCGGAGATGTACGCCACCATCGACCTCTCGCCGCAGACGATTCCGATGTGGCGGGACCTCGACATCCCCGACCTCGACGGCTTAGACGAGGCCGTCGCCTTCGCCGAACGCATCGAACACCTCGCCGAACGCCGCGTGAAGGAACTGCGCGGCAACGCCGAACTCTCGCCCGACGAGGTGGCCGAACGCGACTCGCTGAACAAACTCCGGAGCGACCTCTCGTGGTTTCAGGAGGACTACCGCGACCCCGAGAGCGCGACGACGTGGGTCGTCGACCAGGCTGACGACGGCGGCCCGGTGACGGTCAAGCCGATGAACCCCGAACGGTACCTCCAACACACCGTCTGGGACCGCGGGAACCGCTTTGCCCTGCTGTCGGCGACGATTCTTAACAAGGACGCGTTCTGCGCGAACGTCGGCTTAGACCCCGACGACGTGGCCCTCGTCGAAGTGGGCCACACGTTCCCCGTCGAGAACCGGCCGCTCTACGACGTGACGCAGGGCAAGATGACCTACGAGCACCGCGACGACACCCTGCCGAAGGTGGCCCGCGAAACCGTCCGCATCATGGCCCAGCATCCCGACGAGAAGGGCCTGATTCACTGTCACTCCTACGCGATTCAGGAGCAGTTAGACGAGTTGCTGACGGAGTTCGGCGTCGGCCCGCGGGTTCGAACTCACGACAAGGAAGACCGGGACGGCGCGCTGGCGGCGTGGAAGCGCAGCGACAACCCCGACGTGTTCCTCTCGGTGAAGATGGAGGAGGCCCTCGATTTGGAGGGCGATTTGTGTCGCTGGCAAGTGCTGTGTAAGGCCCCGTATCCCAACACGCGCGACTCGCGGGTCGCCCGCCGACTCGAAGACGGGCAGTGGGGCTGGTACTACCGAACCGCCCTCAGGACCGTGATTCAGGCCTGCGGGCGGGTCATCCGCGCGCCGGACGACTACGGGTCGACGTACCTCGCGGACGCGTCGCTCCTCGATTTGTTCGAGCGCGCACGCCACGACATGCCCGACTGGTTCGCGGCGCAGGTCGACCGCACGTCGGTTCCCGACCTTCCCGACTTCTCGCCGGACCGGGCGCTGTCGGGCGTCTCGGCGAACGCGCGCCGCCGTCACGACCGGTCGCGCTCGCGGTCGGGCGGGGGCCGCGACCGCAACCACCCGCTCTCTGACGTGTGGGACTAA
- a CDS encoding PTS transporter subunit IIC, producing the protein MVLTPDSLLQAASAVELLTQLRVFVSAMGPALLMPVIVFALGMAVRLPVRTAVRSALLVGVAFVGIFAVLDFVLGPIGDTVAALATRWGLDLVGLDVGWATVAGFTWAMGVTALVIPLGLGVNLLLLAVGWTRTLDADIWNYWQWAFNAAVVYLLTDSWVLGLAAAVVTEVIVLRLADWTADLSQAYFDVPGTSFPHAQSVLQAPFAFAIDRVLRSVPVVGTLDLRPEAIERRIGALGDPVVLGFLVGLFVGVLAGRPPLAAFRTAVYVAGLLTLLPRMVDLLVDGLEPLVDRASARVNESERFGGEDIVVGIDAGAIVFADTTAVVAGLLLIPYALGLAFVPGVVVMPLADLVTLPMFCMWAAAISGGNLVRTVLGGAVVTTIVTAATTLLAPYVTEIGRASGGLQAVDTNGSTLVSALSAGGNWWSVGLFAPLGIGSGVSVALAVAGVASAVCAYGCYRWTKGMPAAAAAEVEPEDEAEPEPAAATRPADGDD; encoded by the coding sequence ATGGTCCTCACGCCCGACTCCCTGTTGCAGGCCGCGAGCGCCGTCGAACTACTGACGCAGCTACGGGTGTTCGTCTCGGCGATGGGGCCCGCCCTGCTCATGCCGGTTATCGTCTTCGCACTCGGCATGGCCGTTCGGTTGCCGGTCCGGACGGCGGTGCGGTCGGCCCTGCTCGTCGGCGTCGCCTTCGTGGGTATCTTCGCGGTGCTGGACTTCGTCCTCGGCCCTATCGGCGACACCGTCGCGGCGCTCGCAACCCGCTGGGGACTGGACCTCGTCGGCCTCGACGTGGGGTGGGCGACCGTCGCGGGTTTCACGTGGGCGATGGGCGTGACCGCGCTGGTCATCCCGCTGGGCCTCGGCGTCAACCTCCTCCTCCTCGCCGTCGGGTGGACGCGGACGCTCGACGCCGACATCTGGAACTACTGGCAGTGGGCGTTCAACGCCGCGGTCGTCTACCTCCTCACCGACAGTTGGGTGCTGGGACTGGCCGCCGCGGTGGTGACGGAGGTCATCGTCCTCCGTCTGGCCGACTGGACCGCGGACCTCTCGCAGGCGTACTTCGACGTGCCGGGGACGAGCTTTCCCCACGCACAGAGCGTCCTGCAAGCGCCGTTCGCGTTCGCCATCGACCGCGTTCTGCGCTCGGTCCCGGTCGTCGGGACGCTGGACCTGCGGCCCGAGGCCATCGAGCGCCGCATCGGCGCGCTCGGCGACCCCGTCGTGCTGGGCTTTCTCGTCGGTCTGTTCGTCGGCGTCCTCGCCGGACGACCGCCGCTCGCCGCGTTCCGGACTGCGGTGTACGTCGCCGGGTTGCTGACGCTGCTCCCGCGGATGGTCGACCTCCTCGTGGACGGCCTCGAACCGCTGGTCGACCGGGCCTCGGCCCGCGTGAACGAGAGCGAGCGATTCGGCGGCGAGGACATCGTCGTCGGCATCGACGCCGGGGCCATCGTCTTCGCCGACACGACGGCCGTCGTCGCGGGACTCCTGCTCATCCCGTACGCGCTGGGGCTGGCGTTCGTCCCCGGCGTCGTCGTCATGCCGCTGGCGGACCTCGTCACCCTCCCGATGTTCTGCATGTGGGCGGCGGCCATCAGCGGCGGGAACCTCGTCCGGACGGTCCTCGGCGGGGCCGTCGTGACGACTATCGTCACCGCCGCGACGACGCTCCTCGCGCCGTACGTCACCGAAATCGGCCGCGCGAGCGGCGGCCTCCAAGCCGTCGACACGAACGGGTCGACGCTCGTCTCAGCGCTGAGTGCGGGCGGGAACTGGTGGTCGGTCGGCCTCTTCGCGCCGCTCGGCATCGGGAGCGGTGTCAGTGTCGCCCTCGCCGTGGCTGGCGTCGCCTCCGCGGTCTGTGCGTACGGCTGTTACCGCTGGACGAAAGGGATGCCCGCCGCGGCGGCCGCCGAGGTAGAACCCGAGGATGAGGCCGAACCCGAACCGGCCGCGGCGACGCGGCCCGCAGACGGCGACGACTGA
- a CDS encoding class I SAM-dependent methyltransferase, whose amino-acid sequence MRENGSDDRRLAVVVAKPRTQQVIDALGAEGVYDADRSVRSWDDDAVAVPVTTPPESVEVREIVQQVGEPRLRTLEDHLRQRGWTDEELAAAPGSWAVVGSIVLVDVGDSPRPEEVGQALLALHGEADTVLARGGISGAHREPDVRVLAGEGDTETVHTEHGTQYGLDLAEVMFSPGNKAERARMGEAVEAGERVLDMFAGIGYFTLPMARAGADVTAVERNPTAFRYLVENVMRNGVDGRVQPYRADCRDVVPGFAEEGRADRVMMGYYDAYEYLDSALDALKPGGVVHMHEATPEALVFDRPIERLEAAAADAGRSVAVLDTRRVKGYSEGVAHVVVDARVE is encoded by the coding sequence ATGCGTGAGAACGGCAGCGACGACCGGCGACTCGCCGTCGTCGTGGCCAAGCCCCGGACACAGCAGGTAATCGACGCGCTCGGAGCCGAGGGCGTCTACGACGCCGACCGGAGCGTGCGCTCGTGGGACGACGACGCCGTGGCCGTCCCGGTGACCACCCCGCCCGAGTCCGTCGAGGTGCGGGAAATCGTCCAGCAGGTCGGCGAGCCACGGCTTCGGACCCTCGAAGACCACCTCAGACAGCGCGGCTGGACCGACGAGGAACTGGCCGCCGCGCCCGGGTCGTGGGCCGTCGTCGGCAGCATCGTCCTCGTCGACGTGGGGGACAGCCCCCGACCGGAAGAAGTCGGGCAAGCGTTGCTTGCGCTGCACGGCGAGGCCGACACAGTCCTCGCTCGCGGCGGTATCTCCGGCGCCCACCGCGAACCCGACGTGCGCGTGCTGGCCGGTGAGGGCGATACCGAGACGGTCCACACCGAACACGGCACGCAGTACGGGCTTGACCTCGCGGAAGTGATGTTCTCGCCGGGTAACAAGGCCGAGCGCGCTCGGATGGGCGAGGCAGTCGAGGCGGGCGAGCGCGTCCTCGACATGTTCGCGGGTATCGGCTACTTCACGCTCCCGATGGCCCGCGCGGGAGCGGACGTGACGGCCGTCGAGCGCAACCCGACGGCGTTCCGGTATCTGGTCGAGAACGTGATGCGCAACGGCGTCGACGGACGGGTCCAGCCCTATCGGGCCGACTGCCGCGACGTGGTTCCGGGCTTCGCCGAGGAGGGCCGCGCCGACCGGGTGATGATGGGCTACTACGACGCCTACGAGTACCTCGACAGCGCGCTCGACGCGCTGAAACCGGGCGGCGTCGTCCACATGCACGAGGCCACGCCCGAGGCGCTGGTCTTCGACCGGCCGATCGAACGGCTGGAAGCGGCGGCGGCCGACGCCGGGCGGTCGGTCGCGGTGCTCGATACGCGACGGGTGAAGGGGTACAGCGAAGGCGTCGCGCACGTCGTCGTCGACGCGCGCGTCGAGTAG
- a CDS encoding 60S ribosomal export protein NMD3, whose product MSRSGAFCPRCGDEMAAHPEDRPDLPGAQRDSERVLCDACYFEEFDLVDAPEKIQVRVCAQCGAVHKGNRWVDVGAEDYTDIAVEQVSEALGIHVDAQSIAWQVAPEQIDQNNIRMHAEFSGVVRETPVTEEVVVPVSISRQTCERCGKIAGGSFASVVQVRADERDPTDEEIARAKTIAEEYIADREETGDRNAYITETKEVPEGLNMKISTNQMGLGIAKRITAQLGGSYSDSKRLITEDEDGQKLYRMTYAVRLPRYQQGEVIDPEDGDGPVLVRSIQGNLKGVRLATGEHYEASFEEGEAPDSERLGFREDGETTTLVAVEDENAVQVLDPDTFESVTIPRPDYLDTDAAEVTVIKSQAGLHVLPENGDDDA is encoded by the coding sequence ATGAGCCGGTCTGGAGCCTTCTGCCCGCGCTGCGGGGACGAGATGGCGGCACACCCGGAGGACCGCCCGGACCTCCCGGGCGCACAGCGGGACTCCGAGCGGGTGCTGTGTGACGCCTGCTACTTCGAGGAGTTCGACCTCGTGGACGCGCCGGAGAAGATTCAGGTCCGCGTCTGCGCGCAGTGCGGCGCGGTCCACAAGGGGAACCGCTGGGTCGACGTGGGGGCGGAGGACTACACGGACATCGCCGTCGAACAGGTGAGCGAGGCGCTGGGCATCCACGTCGACGCCCAGTCCATCGCGTGGCAGGTCGCCCCCGAACAGATCGACCAGAACAACATCCGGATGCACGCCGAGTTCTCCGGCGTCGTCCGCGAGACGCCGGTAACAGAGGAAGTCGTCGTCCCCGTCTCCATCTCCCGACAGACCTGCGAGCGCTGCGGGAAGATTGCCGGTGGCTCCTTCGCCAGCGTCGTGCAGGTGCGGGCCGACGAGCGAGACCCGACCGACGAGGAGATAGCGCGCGCGAAGACCATCGCCGAGGAGTACATCGCCGACCGGGAGGAGACCGGCGACCGCAACGCCTACATCACCGAGACGAAGGAGGTGCCGGAGGGCCTGAACATGAAGATTTCGACGAACCAGATGGGGCTGGGCATCGCCAAGCGCATCACGGCCCAACTCGGTGGCTCGTACTCCGACTCGAAGCGCCTCATCACCGAGGACGAGGACGGACAGAAGCTCTACCGGATGACCTACGCCGTCCGCCTCCCGCGCTACCAGCAGGGCGAGGTCATCGACCCCGAGGACGGCGACGGTCCCGTCCTCGTCCGGTCGATACAGGGGAACCTGAAGGGGGTGCGACTGGCGACGGGCGAGCACTACGAGGCGAGTTTCGAGGAGGGGGAAGCGCCGGACAGCGAGCGACTGGGGTTCCGCGAAGACGGCGAGACGACGACGCTCGTCGCCGTCGAAGACGAGAACGCCGTCCAGGTGCTCGACCCGGATACCTTCGAGAGCGTGACGATACCGCGGCCCGACTACCTCGACACCGACGCCGCCGAGGTGACGGTCATCAAGAGTCAGGCGGGCCTGCACGTCCTGCCCGAGAACGGCGACGACGATGCGTGA
- a CDS encoding histidine kinase N-terminal 7TM domain-containing protein, translating into MTLATVAHVLLLALSVLTTTALTGYAWRNRAEHGARAFSGLVAAFTVYAGAHLVGLLTVDLGARLLWEYVQWTGTAAIPVLWMLFALEYTGHDELIDRRTVAALSVVPVLTAALAWTNPWHHLMWTDNTLVVVSGLAIFDQSFGPWFWVFTVFTYVLITTGGFLLLRLVWFSDHLYADQAILLVVGVTVPILASALSVLPVVQVGRPLLDLTPYSFVVSGFAFGYALFRHRLFDLVPATRQLGRSAVIHHLEDGVVIVDTTRRVLYLNPTAAELFDCSSSAALGHPVRSLVDESAIDFDTEDALAELELGGNVYEIRTSPIHDRHGRLTGHTLVIQDITTRKNRERRLETQREELERLDSLNAAIRGVHRALVTATSRSEIRRAVCERLTDDGIYRTACAADLSTVQGEGAGWTIAGADTDPSALPADIASTVPAESRAEATPVVVDPDDQPGTWTVVPLVYGPTVYGVLALRSAESTDGGSTAIPDREREVLAELGELIGHASNAVETRRLLSAESVVELEFASRDTDGTLLELAGAMDCALELTGIVPNAVDGHLAYLRVASGRAPDADALTATHSDRVRAIRDGEAGLVEWAVPDGTLVGALVDSGAQVVSVTAEDGVTTAVAEVASDADVRRLVEEVTAAFPETRLVSKRTRDRPVGRPDGISRGTVAELTDRQQEVLETAYRAGYFDWPRGSTAEEVASTLDISAPTLHGHLRKAEATLLADLFDGDRRADD; encoded by the coding sequence GTGACGCTCGCCACCGTCGCGCACGTGTTGTTGCTCGCCCTGTCCGTGCTGACGACGACGGCACTGACCGGCTACGCGTGGCGAAATCGGGCCGAACACGGTGCCCGCGCGTTCTCGGGATTGGTGGCGGCGTTTACGGTGTATGCAGGCGCACACCTCGTCGGTCTGCTCACCGTCGACCTCGGCGCGCGACTGCTCTGGGAGTACGTCCAGTGGACCGGCACGGCCGCGATTCCGGTGCTCTGGATGCTGTTCGCCCTCGAATACACGGGCCACGACGAACTCATCGACCGGCGGACCGTGGCCGCGCTCTCGGTCGTTCCGGTCCTCACCGCCGCGCTGGCGTGGACGAACCCGTGGCACCACCTCATGTGGACGGACAACACGCTCGTCGTCGTCAGCGGCCTCGCTATCTTCGACCAGTCGTTCGGCCCGTGGTTCTGGGTGTTCACGGTCTTTACCTACGTCCTCATCACCACCGGCGGCTTCCTGCTCCTCCGTCTGGTCTGGTTTTCGGACCACCTCTACGCCGACCAGGCCATCCTGCTCGTCGTCGGCGTCACCGTCCCGATTCTCGCCAGCGCCCTGTCGGTCCTGCCGGTGGTACAGGTCGGACGCCCCCTCCTCGACCTCACGCCCTACTCCTTCGTCGTCTCCGGGTTCGCCTTCGGCTACGCGCTGTTTCGCCACCGACTGTTCGACTTGGTCCCGGCGACCAGACAACTCGGTCGGAGCGCCGTCATCCACCACCTCGAAGACGGCGTCGTCATCGTCGACACCACGCGACGGGTGCTGTACCTCAATCCGACGGCCGCGGAGTTGTTCGACTGCTCCTCGTCGGCCGCGCTCGGCCACCCGGTCCGCTCGCTCGTCGACGAGTCGGCCATCGACTTCGACACCGAGGACGCCCTCGCGGAACTGGAACTCGGCGGCAACGTCTACGAGATACGCACGTCGCCGATTCACGACCGACACGGGCGACTGACCGGCCACACCCTCGTCATCCAAGACATCACGACCCGGAAAAACCGCGAGCGCCGCCTCGAAACGCAGCGCGAGGAACTCGAACGACTCGACAGTCTCAACGCGGCGATTCGGGGCGTTCACCGGGCGCTCGTCACCGCTACCAGTCGGTCGGAGATTCGCCGGGCGGTGTGCGAACGGCTCACCGACGACGGCATCTACCGGACGGCGTGCGCCGCCGACCTCTCGACGGTACAGGGCGAGGGAGCGGGATGGACTATCGCCGGGGCCGACACCGACCCGTCGGCGCTTCCGGCGGACATCGCGAGTACCGTCCCGGCCGAGTCTCGGGCGGAGGCGACGCCGGTCGTGGTCGACCCGGACGACCAGCCGGGGACGTGGACGGTGGTCCCCCTGGTGTACGGCCCGACGGTGTACGGCGTCCTCGCGCTCCGGTCGGCGGAATCGACCGACGGCGGTTCGACGGCTATCCCCGACCGGGAGCGGGAGGTGCTCGCGGAACTCGGCGAACTCATCGGCCACGCCAGCAACGCCGTCGAGACGCGCCGCCTCCTCAGCGCCGAGTCGGTCGTCGAACTGGAGTTCGCCAGCCGCGACACCGACGGGACGCTCCTCGAACTGGCCGGGGCGATGGACTGCGCCCTCGAACTGACCGGCATCGTCCCGAACGCCGTCGACGGCCACCTCGCGTACCTCCGGGTGGCGTCCGGGAGGGCCCCCGATGCGGACGCGCTCACGGCGACGCACTCCGACCGGGTTCGGGCGATTCGCGACGGCGAGGCGGGCCTCGTCGAGTGGGCGGTCCCCGACGGGACGCTGGTCGGGGCGCTCGTCGACAGCGGCGCGCAGGTCGTCTCCGTGACCGCCGAGGACGGGGTCACGACGGCCGTGGCCGAGGTGGCCTCCGACGCCGACGTGCGGCGTCTCGTCGAGGAGGTCACAGCGGCGTTCCCCGAGACGCGCCTCGTCTCGAAGCGAACCCGCGACCGGCCCGTCGGGCGGCCCGACGGCATCTCTCGGGGGACCGTCGCCGAACTCACCGACCGCCAGCAGGAGGTGCTGGAGACGGCCTACCGCGCCGGGTACTTCGACTGGCCCCGCGGGTCGACGGCCGAGGAAGTCGCGTCGACGCTGGACATCTCCGCGCCGACGCTCCACGGCCACCTCCGCAAGGCCGAAGCGACACTGCTCGCGGACCTCTTCGACGGCGACCGACGCGCGGACGACTGA